Part of the Sodalinema gerasimenkoae IPPAS B-353 genome is shown below.
CTCTGGATCGTACCAAATCTGTCGGTTGGTTTTACGGAACTGCAAACAAAAATCCGACTCTTCCCGAACCGCACTTCCCCGGTAGCGTTCATCAAAGTGCAACCCAAACTTTTCAAATAACTCCCGCCGGAAGGACATATTGCAACCCCGAGCCGACAAGACTTGTTGCGGTTTGATGGTATGCACCAAATCGATATGATACCAAGCAATACCGGGGTCCATCGCTTCTGGGGGGAGATCCTCGATTTTCAGGGCCCCACCGGAGTCGGCCAGTTTCATGCGATCGAACACCCGGCCCGCCACAGCACCCACCTCCGGGCGATCGCGATAATTGCGAGCATGGGTTTCGAGATACTGGGGTTCAAGTTGCACATCATCATCGATAAACACGATGATATCCCCCTTCGCTCGTCGAACGGCGTAATTCCTCGCTCCAGGTAAACTCGCCCAGTCCACCCGATACCAGGCAATTTTACCCCCATCACTGAGGTCTTGCAGATAGCGATCGGTTTCCGGCTCATGGTCTGCCGTTTGATCGACGACAATCACCTCAAACTGGGGATAGTCTTGTTTGAGGACATCAGCGATGGTGTCCCGGAGAGCCGCTTCCCGGCGAAAGGTCGGAATTACCACAGAGATAGATAGAGGGGTCACAGTCGGGCTGCTCCTTGTCATTACTTGCGCTTTTTCTTCTTCTTCTTCTTAGTCTTAGCATTTTCTTCCTCATCTAGCCCTAGAGCCGCTCGCTCCTCTAAATCCTCCCGTTCAATATCGGGCAGCCGTAGAACTAACCCTGCAATCATCCAGTAATACACTGCCACAGGGTCCACATCCAGGGGATAGTAGTAGGTCTGATAGCTAATAAAGAAGATGAACACCCAGAAGGATGCGGCGTAACTGCGCCAAACTTTGTCTTTGAGCGATCGCCAGACCTTAAAGGTTGCCACCGTAATCGAGGTGACCAAGCCCAAGAATGCAACCGTTCCCAATGTTCCAATTTCATAGAGCAGCTTAGGATAATAGGTTTCAATCAGCCGAGTGTCACCAAAGATACGGGTTG
Proteins encoded:
- the hpsN gene encoding hormogonium polysaccharide biosynthesis glycosyltransferase HpsN — encoded protein: MTRSSPTVTPLSISVVIPTFRREAALRDTIADVLKQDYPQFEVIVVDQTADHEPETDRYLQDLSDGGKIAWYRVDWASLPGARNYAVRRAKGDIIVFIDDDVQLEPQYLETHARNYRDRPEVGAVAGRVFDRMKLADSGGALKIEDLPPEAMDPGIAWYHIDLVHTIKPQQVLSARGCNMSFRRELFEKFGLHFDERYRGSAVREESDFCLQFRKTNRQIWYDPEASLIHLGEETGGCHDIGTKSVQYQITFYHNHFFLGLHNLTMGQCLRFFAKLFDCHVLGHPPCNKSGSPLKIVVRLGFYKLGLLKAMKTWIQSLWDDGQIYSRQDELYQPSR